From Elaeis guineensis isolate ETL-2024a chromosome 16, EG11, whole genome shotgun sequence, a single genomic window includes:
- the LOC105033415 gene encoding protein ENHANCED DISEASE RESISTANCE 2 isoform X2, translating into MGGSSQSQSEVEGGRMEGWLYLIRSNRLGLQSSRRRYFVLQDNSLHCYKTIPTSTREDPIRSALIDSCIRVTDNGRESIHRNVLFIFTLYNASNHNDQLKLGARSPEEAARWIRSLMEAALKECPIKRENVVACSRRRWPSLRLSQSKRTSRMHSVDWTVFSSLHTDPMTSDVIAPSPWTIFGCKNGLRLFKEAKDGDLHRKCWDDHPAIMAVGVVDATPEAIFRTVMSLGPSRSEWDFCFAHGSVIEHLDGHTDIIHKKLHSDWLPWGMKRRDLLLRRYWRREDDGTYVILYHSVFHQNCRPERGYIRACLKSGGYVISPANQGNVSVVKHMLAIDWKFWKSYLFASSAIYITIRMLGRVAALRELFRVKLGNYSHTDFSSGDMEPEVQLPGENSKSEEFIEGSENSSAKPAKTGGSFLQLNDAADEFFDVLDESEYEQTEAMWPSDAGMQPQDQRQPKLSTAAVFVRRLHDLAVQKKGYVDLQEASMEDSMPCCYGATLQKDSSFTIACSWASADPSTFLIRSKTYLQDRQKIKANGTLMQMVAADWLKSSKREDDLGGRAGGIVQKYAAQGGREFFFIVNIQVPGSTTYSLALYYMMDTPVEDVPLLESFIREDDAYRNSRFKLIPYISKGSWIVKQSVGKKACLVGQALEINYFHGGNYLELGIDIGSSTVARGVVSLVLGYLNNLVIEMAFLIQGNTEEELPEFLLGTCRLNHLDASRAVSISQW; encoded by the exons ATGGGCGGTTCCTCGCAGTCGCAGTCGGAGGTAGAAGGGGGAAGGATGGAAGGGTGGCTTTACCTCATCCGGTCCAATCGCCTCGGGCTGCAGTCCTCCAGACGCCGCTACTTCGTTCTCCAAGACAACTCCCTCCATTGCTACAAGACCATCCCGACATCGACAAGAGAG GATCCTATACGAAGTGCGCTAATTGATTCCTGCATACGCGTCACCGATAATGGGAGAGAGAGCATCCACAGGAAT gttttatttatttttacgcTATACAATGCTTCTAACCACAATGACCAACTCAAG TTGGGAGCTAGAAGTCCAGAGGAAGCAGCTAGGTGGATACGGTCCTTAATGGAAGCAGCGTTAAAG GAGTGCCCGATCAAAAGAGAGAATGTGGTGGCTTGTTCCAGAAGAAGATGGCCATCTTTAAG GTTGAGCCAGAGCAAGAGAACGAGTCGTATGCACTCTGTAG ATTGGACTGTTTTTTCATCCTTACACACAGATCCAATGACATCTGATGTTATCGCACCTTCTCCATGGACGATATTTGGCTGCAAAAATG GCTTACGGCTATTTAAAGAAGCAAAGGATGGTGATTTACATCGGAAG TGCTGGGATGACCATCCAGCTATAATGGCAGTAGGTGTGGTTGATGCAACTCCTGAGGCCATTTTCCGGACAGTTATGTCTCTTGGCCCATCGAGATCAGA ATGGGACTTCTGTTTTGCTCATGGCAGTGTGATTGAACATCTGGATGGTCATACTGATATTATTCACAAGAAATTGCATAGTGATTGGTTGCCTTG GGGAATGAAACGGAGAGATTTATTGTTGAGGCGTTATTGGAGAAGGGAAGATGATGGAACGTATG TAATACTGTACCACTCTGTGTTCCATCAAAATTGTCGACCTGAGAGAGGCTATATTCGTGCCTGCCTTAAAA GTGGAGGATATGTAATATCTCCTGCAAACCAAGGAAATGTTTCAGTTGTTAAGCACATGCTTGCCATTGATTGGAAATTCTGGAAATCTTATTTATTTGCCTCTTCTGCAATATACATAACAATCCGGATGCTGGGAAGGGTTGCAG CGCTAAGAGAATTGTTTCGAGTAAAACTGGGGAACTATTCACACACTGATTTTTCATCAGGTGACATGGAACCGGAAGTGCAATTGCCTGGTGAAAATAGTAAGAGTGAGGAATTTATAGAAGGATCAGAAAATTCTTCTGCCAAACCTGCAAAAACAGGTGGTTCATTCCTCCAATTGAACGATGCAGCTGATGAATTTTTTGATGTTTTGGATGAATCAGAATATGAACAAACAGAGGCCATGTGGCCTTCAGATGCAGGCATGCAACCTCAG GACCAGCGACAGCCTAAGCTGTCAACCGCTGCAGTATTCGTGAGAAGATTGCATGATCTTGCAG TTCAGAAGAAAGGTTACGTGGATCTACAGGAAGCCTCAATGGAAGATTCAATGCCATGTTGCTATGGAGCCACACTTCAAAAGGACTCGAGCTTTACTATTGCTTGTAGTTGGGCTTCTGCAGATCCTTCAACATTTTTGATTCGTAGCAAAACTTACTTACAAGACCGTCAAAAg ATTAAAGCCAATGGTACTTTGATGCAAATGGTAGCTGCCGATTGGCTAAAATCCAGTAAGCGTGAAGATGATCTTGGTGGTCGTGCTGGAGGCATTGTTCAG AAATATGCTGCACAAGGTGGCAGGGAGTTCTTCTTCATTGTGAACATACAG GTACCAGGTTCAACCACATATAGTCTTGCTTTATATTATATGATGGATACCCCAGTGGAAGATGTTCCTCTACTAGAAAGCTTTATCAGAGAAGATGATGCTTATAGGAATTCAAGGTTTAAGCTCATCCCATATATTTCTAAG GGATCATGGATAGTGAAGCAAAGTGTGGGCAAGAAAGCATGCTTGGTGGGTCAAGCATTagaaataaattattttcatggTGGAAACTATTTGGAG CTTGGCATAGATATTGGATCATCAACTGTTGCTAGGGGTGTTGTCAGCCTTGTCCTTGGTTACCTGAATAATCTGGTGATAGAAATGGCTTTTCTAATACAG GGAAATACAGAAGAAGAGCTTCCAGAATTCCTTCTTGGAACCTGTCGATTGAACCATCTTGATGCCTCTAGGGCAGTCTCAATATCACAATGGTAG
- the LOC105033415 gene encoding protein ENHANCED DISEASE RESISTANCE 2 isoform X1, giving the protein MGGSSQSQSEVEGGRMEGWLYLIRSNRLGLQSSRRRYFVLQDNSLHCYKTIPTSTREDPIRSALIDSCIRVTDNGRESIHRNVLFIFTLYNASNHNDQLKLGARSPEEAARWIRSLMEAALKECPIKRENVVACSRRRWPSLRLSQSKRTSRMHSVDWTVFSSLHTDPMTSDVIAPSPWTIFGCKNGLRLFKEAKDGDLHRKCWDDHPAIMAVGVVDATPEAIFRTVMSLGPSRSEWDFCFAHGSVIEHLDGHTDIIHKKLHSDWLPWGMKRRDLLLRRYWRREDDGTYVILYHSVFHQNCRPERGYIRACLKSNVCLVFGMELPRSCCSGGYVISPANQGNVSVVKHMLAIDWKFWKSYLFASSAIYITIRMLGRVAALRELFRVKLGNYSHTDFSSGDMEPEVQLPGENSKSEEFIEGSENSSAKPAKTGGSFLQLNDAADEFFDVLDESEYEQTEAMWPSDAGMQPQDQRQPKLSTAAVFVRRLHDLAVQKKGYVDLQEASMEDSMPCCYGATLQKDSSFTIACSWASADPSTFLIRSKTYLQDRQKIKANGTLMQMVAADWLKSSKREDDLGGRAGGIVQKYAAQGGREFFFIVNIQVPGSTTYSLALYYMMDTPVEDVPLLESFIREDDAYRNSRFKLIPYISKGSWIVKQSVGKKACLVGQALEINYFHGGNYLELGIDIGSSTVARGVVSLVLGYLNNLVIEMAFLIQGNTEEELPEFLLGTCRLNHLDASRAVSISQW; this is encoded by the exons ATGGGCGGTTCCTCGCAGTCGCAGTCGGAGGTAGAAGGGGGAAGGATGGAAGGGTGGCTTTACCTCATCCGGTCCAATCGCCTCGGGCTGCAGTCCTCCAGACGCCGCTACTTCGTTCTCCAAGACAACTCCCTCCATTGCTACAAGACCATCCCGACATCGACAAGAGAG GATCCTATACGAAGTGCGCTAATTGATTCCTGCATACGCGTCACCGATAATGGGAGAGAGAGCATCCACAGGAAT gttttatttatttttacgcTATACAATGCTTCTAACCACAATGACCAACTCAAG TTGGGAGCTAGAAGTCCAGAGGAAGCAGCTAGGTGGATACGGTCCTTAATGGAAGCAGCGTTAAAG GAGTGCCCGATCAAAAGAGAGAATGTGGTGGCTTGTTCCAGAAGAAGATGGCCATCTTTAAG GTTGAGCCAGAGCAAGAGAACGAGTCGTATGCACTCTGTAG ATTGGACTGTTTTTTCATCCTTACACACAGATCCAATGACATCTGATGTTATCGCACCTTCTCCATGGACGATATTTGGCTGCAAAAATG GCTTACGGCTATTTAAAGAAGCAAAGGATGGTGATTTACATCGGAAG TGCTGGGATGACCATCCAGCTATAATGGCAGTAGGTGTGGTTGATGCAACTCCTGAGGCCATTTTCCGGACAGTTATGTCTCTTGGCCCATCGAGATCAGA ATGGGACTTCTGTTTTGCTCATGGCAGTGTGATTGAACATCTGGATGGTCATACTGATATTATTCACAAGAAATTGCATAGTGATTGGTTGCCTTG GGGAATGAAACGGAGAGATTTATTGTTGAGGCGTTATTGGAGAAGGGAAGATGATGGAACGTATG TAATACTGTACCACTCTGTGTTCCATCAAAATTGTCGACCTGAGAGAGGCTATATTCGTGCCTGCCTTAAAAGTAATGTATGCTTAGTATTCGGAATGGAATTGCCTAGATCATGCTGCA GTGGAGGATATGTAATATCTCCTGCAAACCAAGGAAATGTTTCAGTTGTTAAGCACATGCTTGCCATTGATTGGAAATTCTGGAAATCTTATTTATTTGCCTCTTCTGCAATATACATAACAATCCGGATGCTGGGAAGGGTTGCAG CGCTAAGAGAATTGTTTCGAGTAAAACTGGGGAACTATTCACACACTGATTTTTCATCAGGTGACATGGAACCGGAAGTGCAATTGCCTGGTGAAAATAGTAAGAGTGAGGAATTTATAGAAGGATCAGAAAATTCTTCTGCCAAACCTGCAAAAACAGGTGGTTCATTCCTCCAATTGAACGATGCAGCTGATGAATTTTTTGATGTTTTGGATGAATCAGAATATGAACAAACAGAGGCCATGTGGCCTTCAGATGCAGGCATGCAACCTCAG GACCAGCGACAGCCTAAGCTGTCAACCGCTGCAGTATTCGTGAGAAGATTGCATGATCTTGCAG TTCAGAAGAAAGGTTACGTGGATCTACAGGAAGCCTCAATGGAAGATTCAATGCCATGTTGCTATGGAGCCACACTTCAAAAGGACTCGAGCTTTACTATTGCTTGTAGTTGGGCTTCTGCAGATCCTTCAACATTTTTGATTCGTAGCAAAACTTACTTACAAGACCGTCAAAAg ATTAAAGCCAATGGTACTTTGATGCAAATGGTAGCTGCCGATTGGCTAAAATCCAGTAAGCGTGAAGATGATCTTGGTGGTCGTGCTGGAGGCATTGTTCAG AAATATGCTGCACAAGGTGGCAGGGAGTTCTTCTTCATTGTGAACATACAG GTACCAGGTTCAACCACATATAGTCTTGCTTTATATTATATGATGGATACCCCAGTGGAAGATGTTCCTCTACTAGAAAGCTTTATCAGAGAAGATGATGCTTATAGGAATTCAAGGTTTAAGCTCATCCCATATATTTCTAAG GGATCATGGATAGTGAAGCAAAGTGTGGGCAAGAAAGCATGCTTGGTGGGTCAAGCATTagaaataaattattttcatggTGGAAACTATTTGGAG CTTGGCATAGATATTGGATCATCAACTGTTGCTAGGGGTGTTGTCAGCCTTGTCCTTGGTTACCTGAATAATCTGGTGATAGAAATGGCTTTTCTAATACAG GGAAATACAGAAGAAGAGCTTCCAGAATTCCTTCTTGGAACCTGTCGATTGAACCATCTTGATGCCTCTAGGGCAGTCTCAATATCACAATGGTAG
- the LOC105033415 gene encoding protein ENHANCED DISEASE RESISTANCE 2 isoform X4: MGGSSQSQSEVEGGRMEGWLYLIRSNRLGLQSSRRRYFVLQDNSLHCYKTIPTSTREDPIRSALIDSCIRVTDNGRESIHRNVLFIFTLYNASNHNDQLKLGARSPEEAARWIRSLMEAALKECPIKRENVVACSRRRWPSLRLSQSKRTSRMHSVDWTVFSSLHTDPMTSDVIAPSPWTIFGCKNGLRLFKEAKDGDLHRKCWDDHPAIMAVGVVDATPEAIFRTVMSLGPSRSEGMKRRDLLLRRYWRREDDGTYVILYHSVFHQNCRPERGYIRACLKSNVCLVFGMELPRSCCSGGYVISPANQGNVSVVKHMLAIDWKFWKSYLFASSAIYITIRMLGRVAALRELFRVKLGNYSHTDFSSGDMEPEVQLPGENSKSEEFIEGSENSSAKPAKTGGSFLQLNDAADEFFDVLDESEYEQTEAMWPSDAGMQPQDQRQPKLSTAAVFVRRLHDLAVQKKGYVDLQEASMEDSMPCCYGATLQKDSSFTIACSWASADPSTFLIRSKTYLQDRQKIKANGTLMQMVAADWLKSSKREDDLGGRAGGIVQKYAAQGGREFFFIVNIQVPGSTTYSLALYYMMDTPVEDVPLLESFIREDDAYRNSRFKLIPYISKGSWIVKQSVGKKACLVGQALEINYFHGGNYLELGIDIGSSTVARGVVSLVLGYLNNLVIEMAFLIQGNTEEELPEFLLGTCRLNHLDASRAVSISQW, from the exons ATGGGCGGTTCCTCGCAGTCGCAGTCGGAGGTAGAAGGGGGAAGGATGGAAGGGTGGCTTTACCTCATCCGGTCCAATCGCCTCGGGCTGCAGTCCTCCAGACGCCGCTACTTCGTTCTCCAAGACAACTCCCTCCATTGCTACAAGACCATCCCGACATCGACAAGAGAG GATCCTATACGAAGTGCGCTAATTGATTCCTGCATACGCGTCACCGATAATGGGAGAGAGAGCATCCACAGGAAT gttttatttatttttacgcTATACAATGCTTCTAACCACAATGACCAACTCAAG TTGGGAGCTAGAAGTCCAGAGGAAGCAGCTAGGTGGATACGGTCCTTAATGGAAGCAGCGTTAAAG GAGTGCCCGATCAAAAGAGAGAATGTGGTGGCTTGTTCCAGAAGAAGATGGCCATCTTTAAG GTTGAGCCAGAGCAAGAGAACGAGTCGTATGCACTCTGTAG ATTGGACTGTTTTTTCATCCTTACACACAGATCCAATGACATCTGATGTTATCGCACCTTCTCCATGGACGATATTTGGCTGCAAAAATG GCTTACGGCTATTTAAAGAAGCAAAGGATGGTGATTTACATCGGAAG TGCTGGGATGACCATCCAGCTATAATGGCAGTAGGTGTGGTTGATGCAACTCCTGAGGCCATTTTCCGGACAGTTATGTCTCTTGGCCCATCGAGATCAGA GGGAATGAAACGGAGAGATTTATTGTTGAGGCGTTATTGGAGAAGGGAAGATGATGGAACGTATG TAATACTGTACCACTCTGTGTTCCATCAAAATTGTCGACCTGAGAGAGGCTATATTCGTGCCTGCCTTAAAAGTAATGTATGCTTAGTATTCGGAATGGAATTGCCTAGATCATGCTGCA GTGGAGGATATGTAATATCTCCTGCAAACCAAGGAAATGTTTCAGTTGTTAAGCACATGCTTGCCATTGATTGGAAATTCTGGAAATCTTATTTATTTGCCTCTTCTGCAATATACATAACAATCCGGATGCTGGGAAGGGTTGCAG CGCTAAGAGAATTGTTTCGAGTAAAACTGGGGAACTATTCACACACTGATTTTTCATCAGGTGACATGGAACCGGAAGTGCAATTGCCTGGTGAAAATAGTAAGAGTGAGGAATTTATAGAAGGATCAGAAAATTCTTCTGCCAAACCTGCAAAAACAGGTGGTTCATTCCTCCAATTGAACGATGCAGCTGATGAATTTTTTGATGTTTTGGATGAATCAGAATATGAACAAACAGAGGCCATGTGGCCTTCAGATGCAGGCATGCAACCTCAG GACCAGCGACAGCCTAAGCTGTCAACCGCTGCAGTATTCGTGAGAAGATTGCATGATCTTGCAG TTCAGAAGAAAGGTTACGTGGATCTACAGGAAGCCTCAATGGAAGATTCAATGCCATGTTGCTATGGAGCCACACTTCAAAAGGACTCGAGCTTTACTATTGCTTGTAGTTGGGCTTCTGCAGATCCTTCAACATTTTTGATTCGTAGCAAAACTTACTTACAAGACCGTCAAAAg ATTAAAGCCAATGGTACTTTGATGCAAATGGTAGCTGCCGATTGGCTAAAATCCAGTAAGCGTGAAGATGATCTTGGTGGTCGTGCTGGAGGCATTGTTCAG AAATATGCTGCACAAGGTGGCAGGGAGTTCTTCTTCATTGTGAACATACAG GTACCAGGTTCAACCACATATAGTCTTGCTTTATATTATATGATGGATACCCCAGTGGAAGATGTTCCTCTACTAGAAAGCTTTATCAGAGAAGATGATGCTTATAGGAATTCAAGGTTTAAGCTCATCCCATATATTTCTAAG GGATCATGGATAGTGAAGCAAAGTGTGGGCAAGAAAGCATGCTTGGTGGGTCAAGCATTagaaataaattattttcatggTGGAAACTATTTGGAG CTTGGCATAGATATTGGATCATCAACTGTTGCTAGGGGTGTTGTCAGCCTTGTCCTTGGTTACCTGAATAATCTGGTGATAGAAATGGCTTTTCTAATACAG GGAAATACAGAAGAAGAGCTTCCAGAATTCCTTCTTGGAACCTGTCGATTGAACCATCTTGATGCCTCTAGGGCAGTCTCAATATCACAATGGTAG
- the LOC105033415 gene encoding protein ENHANCED DISEASE RESISTANCE 2 isoform X3, giving the protein MGGSSQSQSEVEGGRMEGWLYLIRSNRLGLQSSRRRYFVLQDNSLHCYKTIPTSTREDPIRSALIDSCIRVTDNGRESIHRNVLFIFTLYNASNHNDQLKLGARSPEEAARWIRSLMEAALKECPIKRENVVACSRRRWPSLRLSQSKRTSRMHSVDWTVFSSLHTDPMTSDVIAPSPWTIFGCKNGLRLFKEAKDGDLHRKCWDDHPAIMAVGVVDATPEAIFRTVMSLGPSRSEWDFCFAHGSVIEHLDGHTDIIHKKLHSDWLPWGMKRRDLLLRRYWRREDDGTYVILYHSVFHQNCRPERGYIRACLKSNVCLVFGMELPRSCCSGGYVISPANQGNVSVVKHMLAIDWKFWKSYLFASSAIYITIRMLGRVAALRELFRVKLGNYSHTDFSSGDMEPEVQLPGENSKSEEFIEGSENSSAKPAKTGGSFLQLNDAADEFFDVLDESEYEQTEAMWPSDAGMQPQDQRQPKLSTAAVFVRRLHDLAVQKKGYVDLQEASMEDSMPCCYGATLQKDSSFTIACSWASADPSTFLIRSKTYLQDRQKIKANGTLMQMVAADWLKSSKREDDLGGRAGGIVQKYAAQGGREFFFIVNIQVPGSTTYSLALYYMMDTPVEDVPLLESFIREDDAYRNSRFKLIPYISKGSWIVKQSVGKKACLVGQALEINYFHGGNYLELGIDIGSSTVARGVVSLVLGYLNNLVIEMAFLIQS; this is encoded by the exons ATGGGCGGTTCCTCGCAGTCGCAGTCGGAGGTAGAAGGGGGAAGGATGGAAGGGTGGCTTTACCTCATCCGGTCCAATCGCCTCGGGCTGCAGTCCTCCAGACGCCGCTACTTCGTTCTCCAAGACAACTCCCTCCATTGCTACAAGACCATCCCGACATCGACAAGAGAG GATCCTATACGAAGTGCGCTAATTGATTCCTGCATACGCGTCACCGATAATGGGAGAGAGAGCATCCACAGGAAT gttttatttatttttacgcTATACAATGCTTCTAACCACAATGACCAACTCAAG TTGGGAGCTAGAAGTCCAGAGGAAGCAGCTAGGTGGATACGGTCCTTAATGGAAGCAGCGTTAAAG GAGTGCCCGATCAAAAGAGAGAATGTGGTGGCTTGTTCCAGAAGAAGATGGCCATCTTTAAG GTTGAGCCAGAGCAAGAGAACGAGTCGTATGCACTCTGTAG ATTGGACTGTTTTTTCATCCTTACACACAGATCCAATGACATCTGATGTTATCGCACCTTCTCCATGGACGATATTTGGCTGCAAAAATG GCTTACGGCTATTTAAAGAAGCAAAGGATGGTGATTTACATCGGAAG TGCTGGGATGACCATCCAGCTATAATGGCAGTAGGTGTGGTTGATGCAACTCCTGAGGCCATTTTCCGGACAGTTATGTCTCTTGGCCCATCGAGATCAGA ATGGGACTTCTGTTTTGCTCATGGCAGTGTGATTGAACATCTGGATGGTCATACTGATATTATTCACAAGAAATTGCATAGTGATTGGTTGCCTTG GGGAATGAAACGGAGAGATTTATTGTTGAGGCGTTATTGGAGAAGGGAAGATGATGGAACGTATG TAATACTGTACCACTCTGTGTTCCATCAAAATTGTCGACCTGAGAGAGGCTATATTCGTGCCTGCCTTAAAAGTAATGTATGCTTAGTATTCGGAATGGAATTGCCTAGATCATGCTGCA GTGGAGGATATGTAATATCTCCTGCAAACCAAGGAAATGTTTCAGTTGTTAAGCACATGCTTGCCATTGATTGGAAATTCTGGAAATCTTATTTATTTGCCTCTTCTGCAATATACATAACAATCCGGATGCTGGGAAGGGTTGCAG CGCTAAGAGAATTGTTTCGAGTAAAACTGGGGAACTATTCACACACTGATTTTTCATCAGGTGACATGGAACCGGAAGTGCAATTGCCTGGTGAAAATAGTAAGAGTGAGGAATTTATAGAAGGATCAGAAAATTCTTCTGCCAAACCTGCAAAAACAGGTGGTTCATTCCTCCAATTGAACGATGCAGCTGATGAATTTTTTGATGTTTTGGATGAATCAGAATATGAACAAACAGAGGCCATGTGGCCTTCAGATGCAGGCATGCAACCTCAG GACCAGCGACAGCCTAAGCTGTCAACCGCTGCAGTATTCGTGAGAAGATTGCATGATCTTGCAG TTCAGAAGAAAGGTTACGTGGATCTACAGGAAGCCTCAATGGAAGATTCAATGCCATGTTGCTATGGAGCCACACTTCAAAAGGACTCGAGCTTTACTATTGCTTGTAGTTGGGCTTCTGCAGATCCTTCAACATTTTTGATTCGTAGCAAAACTTACTTACAAGACCGTCAAAAg ATTAAAGCCAATGGTACTTTGATGCAAATGGTAGCTGCCGATTGGCTAAAATCCAGTAAGCGTGAAGATGATCTTGGTGGTCGTGCTGGAGGCATTGTTCAG AAATATGCTGCACAAGGTGGCAGGGAGTTCTTCTTCATTGTGAACATACAG GTACCAGGTTCAACCACATATAGTCTTGCTTTATATTATATGATGGATACCCCAGTGGAAGATGTTCCTCTACTAGAAAGCTTTATCAGAGAAGATGATGCTTATAGGAATTCAAGGTTTAAGCTCATCCCATATATTTCTAAG GGATCATGGATAGTGAAGCAAAGTGTGGGCAAGAAAGCATGCTTGGTGGGTCAAGCATTagaaataaattattttcatggTGGAAACTATTTGGAG CTTGGCATAGATATTGGATCATCAACTGTTGCTAGGGGTGTTGTCAGCCTTGTCCTTGGTTACCTGAATAATCTGGTGATAGAAATGGCTTTTCTAATACAG AGCTGA